The window TACGGCTGTTCTGTGGGCGGCATTCTTCAACTTCGTCGCCTTCTTCATCGCCAAATTCGTCATCGGGGAGTTCGGCATAGCGAATACCGTGTCGAAGACTGTGCTCGAAGAGTTCATCACGCTGCCCGTCATTCTCTCCGGATTGCTGGCTGCCATCGGATGGAACCTTTTCACCTGGTGGAAAGGCATCCCCTCGTCCTCTTCGCACACCCTTATCGGCGGTTTCGCCGGGGCTGCGATCGCCTACGGAGGCTTCGATGCCGTCCATCTGGGCGTCGTGCTGAAAATTGCGGCATTCATCCTCCTCGCACCGCTTATCGGCATGGCCGTTGCAACGATCCTCACCATCGCCATCATGCACATCTGCAAACGGGCCAGACCCCATCGGGCCGAGTGCTGGTTTCGGCGGTTGCAACTCCTCTCCTCGGGACTGTTCAGCATCGGGCACGGATTGAACGACTCGCAGAAAGTCATGGGTATCATCGCCGCCGCGCTGTTCGTTTCCGGCGGTCGTGAGGAAAGTATCACCGACATCCCGACCTGGGTTCCGCTGGCGTGCTTCACCATGATCGCTCTCGGAACCATGTCCGGAGGATGGCGGATCGTGAAGACGATGGGTACAAAGATCACGAAAGTAACACCGCTGGAAGGTTTCGTCGCAGAGACAGCAGGGGCCCTCACGCTCTACCTGACGGAATATCTCCATGTCCCCGTCAGCACGACACATACCATCACCGGCGCCATTATCGGTGTGGGAGCCGTCAAACGCATATCCGCCGTAAGATGGGGGATCACGGTCAATCTCCTATGGGCATGGATCATCACGATACCTGCAAGCAGTCTGTTTGCGGCAGGTATCTACTGGCTGATCGGCATGTGGCTCTGAACGGCTCCCTTTTTGAACGCAGTCGGCCCCGGCGTATATGCCGGGGCCGACCGTTTCATGCAATGCCGCGCCCTTAGGCCGCATTCCTGTCGATAATCTCCAGCCCGGTCAGCGGACGGTATTCCAGATCGACATATTCAAAAGCCTGCATCGCCACGAAACTGTTGTCGGGCGAGCGGTAGATACATACGGTCACGGCCGGAACCTGCGCACGAGGCATCGTCAGCAACCGCGACAGGTTGCCTGTAGCGATACTCTCCGTCACGGCTGCAATCTCCGAGCGGTCGAAATAAAGTTCATCGTAACCGAGGTAACAGCGTCCCGCGGAATAATAAGGTGCCCCCGTGGAACCGAAGCCCCGTACAGCACACAGAATGGCGCCCGTCAAAGCCAGGCACGCACCGATAAAGACCAGCGCCGAACGCATGTTGTTCGTCAGGACAGCGCTGTAGACCGAATTCAACACCAACAGTGCCGCGCCAACCGCCAACAGCACGACAGGCGCTACGAGGGATTTGCGGCGGCGAACCACAACCCCTCCGGGCAAGGCGTACATCGCCTC of the Alistipes senegalensis JC50 genome contains:
- a CDS encoding inorganic phosphate transporter, which translates into the protein MELLIVIIVLALVFDYINGFHDAANSIATIVSTKVLTPFTAVLWAAFFNFVAFFIAKFVIGEFGIANTVSKTVLEEFITLPVILSGLLAAIGWNLFTWWKGIPSSSSHTLIGGFAGAAIAYGGFDAVHLGVVLKIAAFILLAPLIGMAVATILTIAIMHICKRARPHRAECWFRRLQLLSSGLFSIGHGLNDSQKVMGIIAAALFVSGGREESITDIPTWVPLACFTMIALGTMSGGWRIVKTMGTKITKVTPLEGFVAETAGALTLYLTEYLHVPVSTTHTITGAIIGVGAVKRISAVRWGITVNLLWAWIITIPASSLFAAGIYWLIGMWL